In Monodelphis domestica isolate mMonDom1 chromosome 4, mMonDom1.pri, whole genome shotgun sequence, one DNA window encodes the following:
- the C1QTNF5 gene encoding complement C1q tumor necrosis factor-related protein 5 isoform X2 has protein sequence MRPLLSLLLLALVAGSPPLEDNKIPSLCSGHPGVPGTPGHHGNQGLPGRDGRDGRDGAPGTPGEKGVGGHPGLPGPRGDPGPPGESGPMGAAGPAGECAVPPRSAFSAKRSESRVPPPADTPLPFDRVLVNEQGHYDPATGKFTCQVPGLYYFAVHATVYRASLQFDLVKNGESVASFFQFFGGWPKPASLSGGALVRLEPEDQVWVQVGVGDYIGIYASVKTDSTFSGFLVYSDWHSSPVFA, from the exons ATGAGGCCACTCCTGTCCCTCCTGCTGCTGGCCCTGGTGGCTGGCTCGCCCCCATTGGAAGACAACAAGATCCCCAGCCTGTGCTCCGGGCATCCTGGCGTCCCGGGAACCCCTGGGCATCATGGCAACCAAGGCTTGCCTGGCCGCGATGGGCGAGATGGGCGAGACGGGGCGCCTGGGACTCCGGGAGAGAAGGGTGTTGGCGGGCACCCTG GGCTGCCTGGGCCTCGGGGAGACCCAGGACCACCAGGAGAGTCAGGGCCAATGGGAGCAGCAGGGCCAGCTGGTGAGTGTGCAGTGCCTCCTCGGTCAGCCTTCAGTGCCAAACGCTCAGAAAGCCGGGTACCTCCACCTGCTGACACACCCTTGCCATTCGACCGGGTACTGGTGAACGAGCAGGGGCATTATGATCCTGCCACGGGCAAATTTACCTGCCAAGTGCCTGGCCTATACTACTTTGCCGTCCATGCCACCGTCTACCGTGCTAGTCTGCAGTTTGACCTTGTGAAGAATGGAGAGTCAGTGGCTTCTTTCTTCCAGTTCTTTGGAGGGTGGCCAAAGCCAGCCTCACTCTCTGGGGGAGCTCTAGTAAGGCTGGAGCCTGAGGACCAAGTCTGGGTACAAGTGGGCGTGGGTGACTACATTGGCATCTATGCCAGTGTCAAGACAGACAGTACCTTCTCTGGCTTCCTAGTTTATTCTGACTGGCATAGTTCCCCTGTCTTTGCctga
- the C1QTNF5 gene encoding complement C1q tumor necrosis factor-related protein 5 isoform X1: MPLAPSLSESLSSSFLVTPSLALSKSLLVPPSLLCSPPPPTPPPPQSSGLEPWRHSKLFASYFLACLSWLSGLLVSSPSLGGAAGTRGTRAGDWEGGKGPPWGEFEGRGKPAPRGGSGEKQPVSEGERGLPGPRGDPGPPGESGPMGAAGPAGECAVPPRSAFSAKRSESRVPPPADTPLPFDRVLVNEQGHYDPATGKFTCQVPGLYYFAVHATVYRASLQFDLVKNGESVASFFQFFGGWPKPASLSGGALVRLEPEDQVWVQVGVGDYIGIYASVKTDSTFSGFLVYSDWHSSPVFA; encoded by the exons ATGCCTTTAGCTCCATCTCTCTCCGAGTCcctgtcttcttccttccttgtcACTCCATCTCTGGCTCTCTCTAAATCTCTGCtcgtccctccttccctcctctgttctccacctccccccaccccacccccaccccaatcctCTGGCCTGGAGCCCTGGAGACATAGCAAGTTATTTGCCAGTTATTTCCTAGCCTGTCTCTCTTGGCTGTCTGGACTGCTGGTTTCCTCTCCCAGTTTGGGAGGAGCGGCCGGGACTAGGGGTACGAGAGCCGGTGactgggaagggggaaaggggccGCCGTGGGGTGAGTTTGAGGGTCGAGGGAAGCCAGCACCCCGAGGAGGCAGCGGAGAGAAGCAGCCTGtttcagagggagagaggg GGCTGCCTGGGCCTCGGGGAGACCCAGGACCACCAGGAGAGTCAGGGCCAATGGGAGCAGCAGGGCCAGCTGGTGAGTGTGCAGTGCCTCCTCGGTCAGCCTTCAGTGCCAAACGCTCAGAAAGCCGGGTACCTCCACCTGCTGACACACCCTTGCCATTCGACCGGGTACTGGTGAACGAGCAGGGGCATTATGATCCTGCCACGGGCAAATTTACCTGCCAAGTGCCTGGCCTATACTACTTTGCCGTCCATGCCACCGTCTACCGTGCTAGTCTGCAGTTTGACCTTGTGAAGAATGGAGAGTCAGTGGCTTCTTTCTTCCAGTTCTTTGGAGGGTGGCCAAAGCCAGCCTCACTCTCTGGGGGAGCTCTAGTAAGGCTGGAGCCTGAGGACCAAGTCTGGGTACAAGTGGGCGTGGGTGACTACATTGGCATCTATGCCAGTGTCAAGACAGACAGTACCTTCTCTGGCTTCCTAGTTTATTCTGACTGGCATAGTTCCCCTGTCTTTGCctga